A genome region from Gossypium hirsutum isolate 1008001.06 chromosome A04, Gossypium_hirsutum_v2.1, whole genome shotgun sequence includes the following:
- the LOC121228038 gene encoding uncharacterized mitochondrial protein AtMg00810-like yields MVGSQRLLIDASLFVQSSSDYTLYVLVYVDDIVITGSSSDEINCFVQQLHNKFALKDIGDLHYFLGIKVSRSSFDNLHLRQHKYIREILDRSSMSNAKSVHTPMVSSSMLTKDEGEHLADPTDYRSLAGALQYIVLTWPDIAYVVNQVCQFMHAPITSHMVALKRILRYLRGTFSHGLIFQISDRLSLVGYADANWGLDFDDCRSTTGYLWCDNSSAVAIAANLVLHFKFKHVELDLFFVREKVASGELVVGAVAACDQVADIFTKPLSVSMFTQFHHLLRIVPLEEAGKPTTTLLPVGLSKGTVWKGLHQGNQITLRYLQALETLTNSPKRKADTYMHVDEKYDRHRKCEAETSGIARLQ; encoded by the exons ATGGTTGGTAGCCAAAGGCTGCTCATAG ATGCTTCATTATTTGTTCAATCTTCCTCTGACTACACTCTCTATGTTCttgtgtatgtggatgacattgTTATCACTGGCAGTTCATctgatgaaataaattgttttgttcAGCAGCTACACAATAAGTTTGCTCTAAAGGATATAGGTGATCTCCATTATTTTTTAGGGATTAAAGTCAGTAGATCATCCTTCGACAATCTTCACTTACGTCAACACAAATACATTCGTGAGATTCTTGATCGGAGTTCTATGTCTAATGCCAAAAGTGTCCATACACCGATGGTAAGTTCTTCTATGTTGACAAAGGATGAGGGTGAACATCTTGCTGATCCAACTGATTATCGTAGTCTTGCTGGAGCTCTTCAGTATATCGTTTTAACATGGccagatattgcatatgttgTTAATCAGGTGTGTCAGTTCATGCATGCTCCCATTACATCACACATGGTAGCATTAAAACGTATTCTACGGTATTTACGTGGTACTTTTTCTCATGGACTGATTTTCCAAATATCTGATAGGCTGTCTTTGGTTGGTTATGCCGATGCAAATTGGGGACTTGATTTTGATGATTGTAGGTCTACTACGGGATACT TGTGGTGTGATAATTCCAGTGCCGTAGCTATTGCAGCTAATCTCGTTCTGCACTTCAAGTTCAAACATGTTGAACTTGATTTGTTTTTTGTTCGTGAAAAGGTGGCTAGTGGAGAATTGGTTGTTGGAGCAGTTGCTGCATGTGACCAAGTGGCAGATATTTTCACTAAACCGTTGTCTGTGTCGATGTTTACTCAGTTTCATCATCTTCTTCGGATCGTCCCACTCGAGGAAGCTGG GAAACCCACCACGACTCTATTACCTGTTGGCCTTAGCAAGGGAACTGTTTGGAAAGGCCTACATCAGGGGAATCAAATCACTTTAAGATACTTGCAAGCACTTGAAACTCTTACAAACTCACCG AAAAGGAAAGCAGATACATATATGCATGTGGATGAGAAATATGATCGACATCGAAAGTGTGAAGCTGAAACCAGTGGCATCGCACGCCTACAATAA